A region of the Romboutsia hominis genome:
TAACTTTGTTTTGCTTTTGTAACCATTATAAATGCTACTACACAAGAAACTAAATTTCTAAAAAATGTCTTTTGAAAAGTTGGTAAGTCTCCTGCTAATTTTATAAAAGCCGACATCATAGCAAATCCAAATGCCGAAACTATTATACATATTATACCTTTACTTCTGTTACTTAACTCTGCCTGCACGATATACCTCCTATGTAATTTTTTTATTTATCTTTTGTATGCAATTATTTATTATATATTAAAAAAAACTATCTAGCTAGTTTTTTATATAATCTCGCAATTATAATCCCACGTTAAATTGCCTGTATTTATATTATATAAATTATACTCTTCTCCAAAAAAAGTCAGCAGTATCTTTTTACCTTCAAATGCCTCTAAACCTCCATTTATGTCTATTCTCTTAAAAATCTTTTTAGCAAATACTCTGCCAGTAGCATCTTTTAACTCAATCTTAAAGTTATTAATATCATTAATAGTATTTTCTGTTAAGTTTAGTAAATATCCATTAAGGTATAAAGTATTTTTTTCTTCAAATATATTATTTACTATTAAATTCATACTATCTTTATTTACCTTAAAATCTCTTGCAGAATAAATACTATTTCTATTTAAATAATTACCTTTTAAATTTTTAAAGTCATAATTATTTACATCTTTTTCAGTAATAAATTTATTATATCTTTGTCTTTTCCTATAATTATAATCGGTAAGTAATAATCCTTTATATATGTTTTTTATATTTGAATCTATTAAGTTACTATACGTTTGTATAATACCTAATGTATCTGCATTAGATATTCCGACTACTCTTTGTTGTATTAAGAGTTCATAATAATTATTGTAAATTTGCTTTGTGGGAAAAATTCCATTTGGTGCATCTACATATGCGTCAACTGCATTTTTAAGCTTACTATTAGGTAAATATAAATACTCCAGATATTCTTTTTCTTTTGATGAAATGTCTATTGTATATTTTTTCTTTCCACAATTTACGCTTACCTTATAATCATCTTTAAAAGTTGCGCTACAATTATTATTTTTATAAAATATATCTTGGTTAAATATCTCTATTAATTTACCATCTTCATATTTATATATAACTCCAATTTCAAATCCTCCAGACCCCCCGAATCCGCCTCTAACCATTATTTCTGATTTATTGTCTCCTGTAAAATCTCCTAAAAATAGTTGCATATTATAACCAGAATATTTGATATTAACAGTAATATGCTCACTATTTTCTGGTTTTAAAATAAGTTCTATATTATCGACATAGGAGATTCCTTCAAAAGGATATACTCCTACTAATATTACTTCATCTTTTGAGTTTACTTTACTTATATTCCCATAACTACTATCTATTAAAACTTTCTTTGTAGGGCTTTCCATGGCTACTCCCCCCCTAAACTATTTTACTCTAGTTATAATATCTTATGAGACTTTATATATTAATGTTATATTTAAAATACACATTATAAACTTACACAAATTAATATACTAGTCAAATTACTTGGCATATATTATAAAGTTATTTTATTAATAAAATTTTTATATTTTGTATATATAAAGTTTTCCTTCTTAGCCTCGTGGTCTTTATCATCTAATATTCTCATATGATAAGCATATATTGCATATTCACCTAGTTTATCTACTAATTTATTGTTTACATATGCCCCAACAAAAGCTCCTATTCCTGGCACTAACTGAAATAACTTTGCTAAATCAATGTAATCTCTATACTCTTGTTGAAAGCTTCTCCAATCAAATGCATTAATATCATCAGATAACTTATGTTTAAAATCATCAAAGCATTCCATATTTTCAAATACATAGTTTACATGCTCTTTACTTGAAAAAGCAAGCTGAAATATGTTTAATATATATAATCTTTCTTTATAATCATTTGTATCAAATCCATATATGCTAGCAATTTCATAAATAAGCTTTATTTTTATACTAAGAAGTAATGGAAAGTCACAAAGCCCTATAAATATGCCTCCTGCCCCTGTTCCAGCACCTTCTATCATAGCAGTTCTCTTATAAATTTTTATCTTTTCAAGAGCTAGATTATCTCTTTCTTCTAAAGATATATCTAGTATAGGTTTTTTAGTAGTATACTTAGACCCAAATAAAACCATTTTAGTCATATTTTTTATAGCTACAGTTAATATTTCGTGGTACTTTTGAGGTAAAACGGAATTTATTTTATTTTGAGTTTCTTTTGATGCTTTATCTATTATAGATGGTTTTTTTCGTATTTTCTTTTTCCATTTTTTTAATTCTTTTAGTTTAATCTCATTATAATTTTGCATTTTTTCACCTATTTAAAATTTATATTAATTATTTACATAATATATTTATTATACATATAGATTTTTAATATTACTATGTACTTATTTTTCCAAACTAAACAAGCTAGTTATCTAACTAGCTTGCTTAATTTCTTATTAAATTATATTAATCCAATTGTTGTATATCTTAATGCTGTGTTCCATCCAATCTACACTTATTCCTTTGTTCATATCATCTTCAATAAAATAATTTTTAGGTATATCTATATATATTTTTTTATTTCTATCCCTTATATACTCTCTTTTCAAGCATTCTTTATCGTACTCATGATGTCCAAATATATAATAGTCATTGTACTTCCCTTTTATAATATGCTCTATACCTTCATCTGTTGTTGATAGTATTTTTATAGATTTACAATTTTTTAAATCTTTCCTATTTAATATAGTGTGCCTAGAATGAGCACATATAAAACCATTATTTATATTTTTAAGTATTTCATCATCACAAAGTATATTATGCTTATATACTCCAAATATCTTCTTATCAAGTATCTCTTTATTTATTCCATATATATGATTTAAACAAGCCTGTGCTCCCCAACATATACTTAACATACTTTTTAGATTTTTAATAGAATAATCAAATATATAATTTAATTCATCTATATATTTAACCTGTTTGAAATCTATTTTTTCAATAGGAGCTCCTATAACTATAAGTCCATCTAAATCATATTTTACTTCATCAAAGGTATAATAATTTTTCATCAAATATAGTCTATTACAATTTTTGTATACGTGCGTTTTAAGCCTTATAAACTTTATATTTATATCCTCATTCATTTTTGAAAATAACTCTAATAAATGAGCCTCTGTCTCTACTTTATTAGGCATAAGATTTAGTATACCTATAGTTTTACAATGAGGGCTGATCTTATCTAAACTAAATTTTCTATATAACTTTTTATTATAAATTTTGTTTTCTATTATACAACTATCTACAAATTTGGCTCCATTTATTTTTTTACAAAGATATACAGTCATATTATATTTCCTTAAGTGCTATATCAAAGTCATTTATTAAGTCATCTATATTTTCTATTCCAACAGATACTCTAATCATCTCTAAACTAACTCCACACTTTATCTTATCTTCATTAGACAGTTGGCTATGAGTAGTGCTAGCTGGATGAAGTACTGATGTTTTATTAAATCCA
Encoded here:
- a CDS encoding EcsC family protein, translating into MQNYNEIKLKELKKWKKKIRKKPSIIDKASKETQNKINSVLPQKYHEILTVAIKNMTKMVLFGSKYTTKKPILDISLEERDNLALEKIKIYKRTAMIEGAGTGAGGIFIGLCDFPLLLSIKIKLIYEIASIYGFDTNDYKERLYILNIFQLAFSSKEHVNYVFENMECFDDFKHKLSDDINAFDWRSFQQEYRDYIDLAKLFQLVPGIGAFVGAYVNNKLVDKLGEYAIYAYHMRILDDKDHEAKKENFIYTKYKNFINKITL
- a CDS encoding homoserine O-acetyltransferase/O-succinyltransferase family protein encodes the protein MTVYLCKKINGAKFVDSCIIENKIYNKKLYRKFSLDKISPHCKTIGILNLMPNKVETEAHLLELFSKMNEDINIKFIRLKTHVYKNCNRLYLMKNYYTFDEVKYDLDGLIVIGAPIEKIDFKQVKYIDELNYIFDYSIKNLKSMLSICWGAQACLNHIYGINKEILDKKIFGVYKHNILCDDEILKNINNGFICAHSRHTILNRKDLKNCKSIKILSTTDEGIEHIIKGKYNDYYIFGHHEYDKECLKREYIRDRNKKIYIDIPKNYFIEDDMNKGISVDWMEHSIKIYNNWINII